The Flavobacterium sp. 140616W15 sequence ATTGGAGCAATGGTTTCAGTAGTAGTATTTGCTGTTTTAAGCGATTATCATTTTGATCAATACTTATTTTTGTTAGCCTATATACCTTTAACAAAACATTTAATTGTAGTTTCTAAAAACAAAGAGCCTAAGTTATTAGATCCCGAATTAAAAAGAGTAGCACTAAGTACATTTTTACTTTCAGTATTATTGACTTTGTGTATGATTTCATTAATTTCAGACATTATTGTAAATCTCTTCTTAGGAGGAAGATAAATATGTTAAATTTAAAATTTGTATCCATATGAAAATTACATTTTACGGTCATGCCTCATTAGGAATCGAAGTAGGAGGAAAGCACATTCTGGTAGATCCTTTTATTTCGGGAAATCCAATGGCTTCACATATCGATAGTAACACATTAAAAGCCGATTATATCTTGTTAACGCATGCGCATGGTGATCATATTCTAGATGCCGAAGCAATTGCTAAACGTACCGGAGCAGTAATCGTATCTAATGCCGAAATTGCAGGTTATTTTGCTCAAAGAGAGTTAAATGCTCATCCAATGAATCACGGAGGAAGCTGGCAATTTGATTTTGGGAGAGTGAAATATGTAAATGCAATACATTCAAGTTCATTTCCCGATGGTAGTAACGGAGGAAACCCAGGAGGATTTGTAATCGAAAGCGAACACAAAAACATCTATATAGCAGGAGATACTGCGCTTACAATGGATATGAAGTTAATCCCGATGCGTACCAAGCTAGATTTAGCTATTTTGCCAATAGGAGATAACTTTACCATGGATGTTGAAGATGCAATTATAGCATCAGATTTTATAGAATGTGATAAAATTTTAGGGTATCATTTTGATACTTTTGGATATATTAAAATTAATCATGATGAAGCAATTCGTAAGTTTTTTGATAAAGGAAAAGACTTAATGCTTCTTGAAATAGGAGAATCTATTGAATTATAAACGGAATAGTATTTGTTATCCTGATGTAATTTAAGGGATAGAAGTTGTTCACTTCGTTAGTTCATTTTATTAGTAACCAGCTTATATGCTTTATCTCTTTCTTAGCTAAAGAAGTTAGGAAAAGATATAGTAGTCTCTAAGTAGTTATTAAGGATATAGCTAAAAATATATATTTAATCAATAAAGCATGAATTCTAGAAAAGTACTTTTATTTATTTTGATTATTGTTTCATATGGCTCATATGCACAAAAATGTTCTTGTGAAGATAATTTTTATTGGCTTAAGAAAACGTTTGAAGAAAACGACGCTGGTTTTCAGTACGTCATTGATGAAAAAGGATTGACAGAATATAAAAATCACAATAGTATTTTTGTCAAGAAAGTAAAAAAAATAAAAGAGCTGGATGATTGTAGAAAAGTACTTTCTGATTGGTTACTCTTTTTTAGACCGGGACATTTATCACTATCTGTAAATCAGGAAAATATTA is a genomic window containing:
- a CDS encoding metal-dependent hydrolase; this translates as MKITFYGHASLGIEVGGKHILVDPFISGNPMASHIDSNTLKADYILLTHAHGDHILDAEAIAKRTGAVIVSNAEIAGYFAQRELNAHPMNHGGSWQFDFGRVKYVNAIHSSSFPDGSNGGNPGGFVIESEHKNIYIAGDTALTMDMKLIPMRTKLDLAILPIGDNFTMDVEDAIIASDFIECDKILGYHFDTFGYIKINHDEAIRKFFDKGKDLMLLEIGESIEL